Proteins from one Nicotiana tabacum cultivar K326 chromosome 23, ASM71507v2, whole genome shotgun sequence genomic window:
- the LOC107772444 gene encoding long-chain-alcohol oxidase FAO4A encodes MGQKNGCIFRKGSSIVVPEAEKNVELGTLSSNQMDSLTAICDTILPSIDANSFYHQEAIDDPFTNFLQTSASMTGTPQHIAWMISNRLQHPKLNLCKIALWLLSTRIGTLILCGKASLSSQFPYLQSFSRISPNKREEIVLSWSTSCFKLLRILFSAIKILVLLVFFTQVNEKSQNPSWKALGYSGPDPDFKKQNQGPQDQEEEEELFGPLYQGIISLKQSQKKTFERLQKIGFSVSKPHNFNNTRRSTECPDFTIECDAVVVGSGSGGGVIAGILAKAGHKVLVLEKGSYLARTNLSLLEGPSMDQMYLGNGLLTSKDMDVMLLAGSTVGGGSTINWSASIQTPQHVLKEWSERYKLDLFQSEFYKGALKVVCEKMGVQSEIEDEGFQNMILRKGCQELGYQVETIPRNAQSDHYCGWCSMGCKDGKKKGTAETWLVDLVKSGNGAIFPECEALEVIHVKKNDNSGKSKAIGVAFAFQNGKGVREICMVKSKVTIVACGALSTPSLLKRSGLKNPNIGRNLHLHPVVIAWGYFPDTPSDSNVLWPEADKKSYEGGIMTAMSKVVANFEGSGYGAIIQTPGLHPGMFSALMPWVSGLDIKMRMCKYSRTAYILALARDKGSGEAFSPYSVTYKMDQIDEENLKLGLEKMLRILAAAGAEEIGTQHGKGRSLKVKDASLKEFERFVKEESSIEIGNHSVPICSAHQMGSCRMGVDPTTSVVNSKGEIWEVEGLFLGDSSVFPTAIGVNPMVTIQAISYCTAQSVLQLLKNQKLG; translated from the exons ATGGGTCAAAAAAATGGTTGCATTTTTCGCAAAGGCAGCAGTATTGTTGTtccagaagcagaaaaaaatgtTGAGTTAGGGACACTTTCCTCTAACCAGATGGACTCTCTTACTGCTATTTGTGACACTATTTTACCTTCCATTGATGCTAATTCCTTTTATCATCAAGAAGCCATTGATGATCCTTTCACTAACTTCCTCCAAACTTCAGCATCCATGACCGGAACTCCTCAACAT ATTGCATGGATGATAAGCAATAGATTGCAACATCCTAAGCTCAACTTGTGCAAAATTGCACTATGGCTATTATCAACGAGGATAGGAACTTTGATACTTTGTGGTAAGGCAAGCTTGTCAAGCCAATTTCCATACTTGCAGAGCTTCTCTAGGATTTCACCTAACAAGAGAGAAGAGATAGTCCTATCATGGTCAACTAGCTGTTTCAAACTCCTAAGGATTCTCTTTTCTGCCATAAAAATTCTGGTTCTCCTAGTATTCTTCACTCAG gtgAATGAGAAAAGCCAGAATCCTTCGTGGAAAGCACTTGGCTACTCTGGACCTGATCCTGATTTTAAGAAGCAAAATCAAGGACCTCAagatcaagaagaagaagaagaactattTGGACCACTTTACCAAGGAATCATCAGTCTAAAACAATCACAAAAAAAGAcattcgagaggctgcaaaaaaTTGGATTTTCTGTGTCAAAACCCCATAATTTCAACAACACAAGGAGAAGTACAGAGTGCCCTGATTTCACAATTGAATGTGATGCTGTGGTAGTTGGTTCAGGCTCTGGAGGTGGAGTTATAGCTGGTATTCTTGCAAAAGCTGGACACAAAGTACTTGTCCTAGAAAAAGGAAGTTATCTTGCAAGAACAAATCTTTCCCTTCTTGAAGGTCCTTCTATGGATCAAATGTACCTTGGAAATGGACTATTAACAAGCAAGGATATGGATGTTATGCTACTTGCTGGATCAACCGTTGGTGGTGGCTCGACAATTAATTGGTCAGCTTCGATTCAGACTCCACAACATGTTCTAAAAGAGTGGTCCGAAAGGTACAAACTTGATTTATTTCAAAGTGAATTTTACAAGGGGGCTTTGAAGGTTGTATGTGAAAAAATGGGAGTTCAGTCTGAAATTGAGGATGAAGGTTTCCAAAACATGATTTTGAGAAAAGGGTGTCAAGAATTGGGATATCAAGTGGAAACAATCCCTAGGAACGCGCAGTCGGATCATTACTGTGGATGGTGTAGCATGGGATGCAAAGATGGGAAGAAAAAAGGCACAGCTGAGACATGGCTAGTGGATTTGGTCAAATCAGGCAATGGTGCAATATTTCCTGAATGTGAAGCATTGGAAGTGATCCATGTAAAAAAGAATGACAACTCAGGAAAAAGTAAAGCCATTGGAGTTGCTTTTGCATTTCAAAATGGAAAAGGGGTGAGAGAAATTTGCATGGTGAAATCAAAGGTAACAATTGTAGCTTGTGGTGCTCTTAGCACACCTTCATTGCTTAAGAGAAGTGGCTTAAAGAATCCAAATATCGGCAGAAACTTACACCTCCATCCAGTCGTTATCGCCTGGGGATACTTTCCAGATACTCCATCTGATTCTAATGTATTATGGCCTGAGGCGGACAAGAAAAGTTACGAAGGAGGAATAATGACAGCAATGTCTAAAGTCGTGGCGAATTTCGAAGGATCAGGATATGGTGCAATCATACAAACTCCAGGTTTGCACCCTGGCATGTTTTCAGCACTAATGCCATGGGTTTCAGGCCTAGATATTAAGATGAGGATGTGCAAATATTCAAGAACCGCATATATTCTCGCGTTGGCAAGAGACAAGGGATCAGGGGAAGCATTCTCACCTTATTCAGTAACTTATAAGATGGATCAAATTGATGAAGAAAATCTAAAATTAGGCCTAGAGAAAATGCTAAGAATCTTGGCAGCTGCTGGTGCAGAAGAAATTGGAACTCAACACGGAAAAGGGAGGAGTTTGAAGGTGAAAGATGCAAGTTTGAAGGAGTTTGAGAGATTTGTGAAAGAAGAAAGTTCAATAGAAATTGGGAATCATTCAGTTCCTATATGTTCAGCACATCAAATGGGAAGTTGTAGAATGGGAGTGGATCCAACAACTTCAGTGGTTAATTCTAAAGGGGAGATATGGGAAGTAGAAGGTTTGTTTCTTGGTGATTCAAGTGTGTTTCCAACTGCTATTGGAGTGAATCCAATGGTCACAATTCAGGCCATTTCTTATTGTACTGCACAATCTGTTCTTCAACTTCTTAAGAATCAAAAGCTGGGATAA